A portion of the Gasterosteus aculeatus chromosome 12, fGasAcu3.hap1.1, whole genome shotgun sequence genome contains these proteins:
- the LOC144385344 gene encoding uncharacterized protein LOC144385344, whose protein sequence is MAQLKNWCVGEGIDPVKALLVKDVPPDTEIGFIEETMQTVKALGRVRVRGRMYDPTSESLTVLCECRENVDTDAIPLDIFPEGSAEAWMIVGPSQQEGETQAQAAGDAQNVPLPDSSPFSPLQASTPEAIIRAVGDVLQRASQPPHSDHNLYRRLRIFSGVMPTPPGEEQLENWVEQARLLIEEYDRPEREKKMRIMESVKGPALEILQAVRFNNPSATSMEYIDILETTFGNPESGEELYFAFRMLCQYPNEKLSEFLRRLERILNKVVKKGGLQSSEADKARLDQFIKGAIRSDIMMLNLGLRERRNNPPTFLELLNEIRQEEEHEASRRRLHNPKAVYAKSATVTVDTELKDLRAEIHQLRDQVSELSFPAAMPSHLSTSTMLSVTPAAENSDDKNVQALKKEVVKLRKQVSVMSVKPKYGLATEPCPQETQPKPWQQRPSTARDPTDFFCYRCGEDGHFATKCVSPENYPKVIQKLLQAQRKSKQNRTSENETRTKTTNASVRRSAVNVQTNSLPEGLVGPPSTAQVRINGNPCTALMDSGSQVTIIFDSWYTKHLSHIQLNSVTGLAIWGLSESESSYPYKGYIQIELELPKKSKSHKVQSVSVLALVCPDPRCSETIPVLIGTNVRGVQPFESRTTKEDLENIKSLNIHVQEKNHLPIPAGMTIKGNKDLPVAEVKWAGPGPLRIPPGTEYIAICKVKETQVIRDSILIIERARSPTLPSSVLVQPTVLFSKMLDSNNFLVLLRNESLKQTAIPMGTVIAHLHVADVVTDASNPNVESVPAMDPSLFDFSESPISKEWKERLSQKISRHSPVFSVEEWDVGLAKGVEHHIRLNDNTPFRERSRRIAPADLDDLRRHLQGLLAAGIIKESRSPYASPIVLARKKNGQLRMCIDYRTLNRRTIPDQYTVPRIDDALDCLSGSKWFSVLDLRSGYYQIPMAEEDKDKTAFICPLGFFQFERMPQGITGAPATFQRLMEKAVGDMHMLEVIVYLDDLIVFGTTLEEHEQRLLKVLARLEEAGLKLSLDKCQFCRSRVTYVGHIVSEHGIATDPSKVDAVTRWKTPTDLPSLQSFLGFCGYYRRFIKNFSIIVRPLTELCKGYPPTQKKHKSTSASDKTYYKVNEPFGDRWDQACSEAFKKIIHCLTNAPVLAFADPLKPYILHIDASFQGLGAVLNQEYPEGLRPVAFASRKLSASEKNYPVHQLEFLALKWAVVDKFHDYLYGAQFTVRTDNNPLTYVLTTGKLNATGHRWLSALATYNFTLQYRPGSSNIDADALSRNPCPNTEEGWQTVSTESVQALCKQIKCCETPTESTTMAESLGVSPDGIPECFASPVWLDLGSLSQLSYKDLVTAQDVDPTIAPVKQSLCGGSSFISPDNPISVLLNKEVSKLFIQNHLLYRKVEKNGTEVKQLVLPREYVPMVLRSLHDESGHLGMDKTIEFIRNRFYWPKMGVEVEQYIKNCGRCITRKALPQRAAPLKQITSQGPLDLVCIDFLSLESDSQGFTNILVVTDHFTRYAQAFPAKDQKAVTVAKILCERYFVHYGLPARIHSDQGRDFESNLIQDLLRMLGIRKSRTTPYHPQGDPQPERFNRTLLSMLGTLDPKQKQRWSQKISQLVHAYNCSQNDATGYSPYLLMFGREARLPVDICFGVAEDDQKTKSYHQYVAKLKKDLQRAYRLATEASDSNHQRNKKAHDKHVKEQVLDKGDRVLLRNLGVTGKHKLKCKWLPSPYIVMEKLPNLPVYKIKPERGMGAEKTIHRNHLLPIGYLVRIPVDEGEVGAQHRPVTRALHQQTKERGPTTNQDDDVSSELEYDEVYLPSPLELDWDKLLTCSELSREQSEPIVTEPERQVHDPVEIEPAVNNLTNKPPNADPEVDVLEGGADVNPYPDTQAESGQAEHSKRVIRPVVKLSYDELGKPCDHPVTVLSHGVLVGSGLYGDSRSGVCQTLWCHPMALCYTCFNPVPSVGW, encoded by the coding sequence ATGGCTCAGTTGAAGAACTGGTGTGTTGGAGAAGGAATAGACCCGGTGAAAGCCTTGCTGGTTAAAGATGTACCTCCGGACACTGAAATTGGTTTCATCGAGGAAACGATGCAGACTGTCAAAGCACTCGGGAGAGTCAGGGTGAGAGGAAGAATGTATGACCCAACGTCGGAAAGTCTAACTGTGCTATGTGAGTGCAGGGAGAATGTGGACACCGACGCCATTCCTCTTGATATTTTTCCTGAGGGGTCTGCTGAGGCCTGGATGATCGTTGGACCTtctcagcaggagggagaaaccCAAGCTCAGGCAGCTGGTGATGCTCAAAATGTGCCGCTGCCAGATTCCAGTCCTTTTTCCCCACTGCAAGCCTCAACTCCTGAAGCTATCATTCGAGCAGTTGGTGATGTCCTGCAAAGGGCCAGCCAGCCCCCACATAGTGACCACAATCTTTACAGAAGACTGCGCATTTTCTCAGGGGTCATGCCCACACCCCCAGGAGAGGaacagttggaaaactgggtTGAGCAAGCTAGACTTTTAATTGAAGAATACGATCGCccggaaagagaaaagaaaatgagaataatGGAAAGTGTAAAGGGTCCCGCACTGGAGATCCTCCAAGCTGTCCGTTTCAACAACCCATCTGCAACCTCTATGGAGTACATTGACATTCTAGAGACTACTTTTGGCAACCCAGAGAGCGGTGAGGAACTTTACTTTGCTTTCCGAATGTTGTGTCAGTACCCCAATGAGAAGCTCTCGGAGTTCCTGAGACGTCTTGAGAGAATCCTAAATAAAGTTGTCAAAAAGGGTGGACTCCAGTCATCGGAGGCAGACAAAGCACGTCTTGACCAATTCATTAAAGGGGCTATCAGATCTGATATTATGATGCTAAATCTCGGATTGAGAGAGCGCAGAAACAATCCTCCCACTTTTCTTGAGCTGTTGAATGAGATacgacaggaggaggagcatgaagCTTCACGTCGCAGACTCCATAATCCCAAAGCCGTCTACGCCAAAAGCGCTACTGTGACCGTCGACACAGAGTTGAAAGATCTGAGAGCTGAAATACACCAACTCAGAGACCAAGTAAGTGAACTCTCTTTCCCCGCCGCCATGCCAAGTCACCTTTCTACGAGCACAATGCTCTCAGTCACTCCGGCGGCAGAGAACTCTGACGACAAGAACGTTCAAGCTTTAAAGAAAGAAGTAGTAAAGCTCCGAAAACAAGTCTCAGTCATGTCAGTCAAGCCCAAGTATGGTCTTGCTACGGAGCCCTGCCCACAAGAGACCCAGCCAAAACCCTGGCAGCAAAGACCTTCTACAGCCAGAGACCCCACTGATTTTTTCTGCTATCGCTGCGGGGAAGACGGGCACTTTGCCACCAAGTGTGTCTCTCCTGAGAACTATCCCAAAGTTATTCAGAAGTTGTTGCAAGCGCAAAGAAAGTCCAAACAGAACCGCACATCTGAAAACGAAACAAGAACCAAGACGACAAATGCCAGTGTCAGGAGAAGCGCGGTAAATGTACAGACCAACAGTTTGCCCGAGGGACTCGTGGGACCGCCCTCCACTGCTCAGGTCAGGATCAATGGCAACCCCTGCACCGCGTTGATGGACAGTGGGTCGCAAGTTACCATCATTTTCGACAGCTGGTATACTAAACACCTATCACACATTCAGTTAAATTCTGTGACAGGTCTAGCCATATGGGGCCTAAGTGAGTCAGAGAGCAGCTACCCGTACAAAGGGTACATCCAGATCGAGTTGGAGTTGCCAAAAAAATCGAAGTCCCACAAGGTCCAGTCTGTTTCTGTCTTGGCCTTGGTGTGCCCTGATCCACGTTGCTCCGAGACTATACCTGTCCTTATCGGCACAAACGTTAGGGGGGTTCAGCCTTTCGAGTCCAGAACAACAAAAGAGGACCTGGAGAACATAAAGTCACTCAACATCCACGTGCAAGAGAAAAACCATTTACCCATTCCTGCAGGGATGACCATAAAAGGCAACAAAGACCTGCCTGTGGCTGAAGTTAAATGGGCTGGGCCTGGTCCTCTCAGAATTCCCCCTGGCACTGAATACATTGCTATCTGCAAAGTTAAAGAAACACAAGTCATCAGAGACAGCATACTCATCATTGAGCGAGCCCGCTCACCTACCCTTCCTTCAAGTGTACTTGTCCAGCCAACTGTGTTGTTCTCCAAGATGCTCGATTCAAACAACTTCCTGGTGCTACTGCGTAATGAGTCTCTGAAGCAAACTGCCATTCCAATGGGCACTGTGATCGCTCACCTTCACGTCGCTGACGTTGTGACCGATGCATCGAACCCTAATGTGGAATCTGTTCCAGCTATGGATCCTTCTTTGTTTGACTTCAGTGAGTCACCCATAAGCAAAGAGTGGAAAGAGAGGCTGAGTCAAAAGATTTCCAGACATTCCCCGGTGTTCTCTGTTGAAGAGTGGGATGTCGGTCTGGCTAAAGGGGTAGAACATCACATCCGCCTGAATGATAACACTCCCTTCAGAGAGAGATCTCGACGTATTGCCCCAGCGGATTTGGATGACCTTCGACGTCACTTGCAAGGTTTATTGGCGGCTGGGATCATAAAAGAATCAAGAAGTCCATATGCTTCACCAATTGTTCTTGCACGTAAAAAGAATGGGCAACTTCGTATGTGCATCGACTACCGCACCCTGAACCGGAGAACTATCCCAGACCAGTACACTGTACCCCGAATCGACGACGCTCTCGATTGTTTGTCAGGCAGTAAGTGGTTTTCGGTGTTGGATCTGCGCAGTGGCTATTACCAAATCCCAATggctgaggaggacaaagacaaaaccgCTTTCATCTGTCCCCTAGGATTTTTCCAATTCGAGCGGATGCCGCAGGGAATTACAGGGGCCCCTGCGACATTTCAACGGCTTATGGAAAAGGCAGTCGGCGATATGCACATGCTTGAAGTCATTGTCTATCTAGATGACCTCATTgtcttcggcacaactctggaGGAGCATGAGCAAAGACTCCTCAAAGTTCTCGCTCGTCTTGAAGAGGCTGGACTAAAGTTGTCCCTCGACAAATGCCAGTTCTGTCGCTCAAGAGTCACATATGTCGGGCATATAGTCTCTGAGCACGGTATCGCCACAGACCCGAGCAAAGTTGACGCAGTGACGCGGTGGAAGACGCCAACCGACCTTCCTTCTCTGCAGTCGTTCTTGGGGTTCTGCGGCTACTACCGCAGGTTTATAAAAAACTTTTCCATCATCGTCCGACCACTAACAGAGCTGTGCAAAGGGTATCCTCCCacccaaaagaaacacaagtctACCTCAGCATCAGATAAGACTTACTACAAAGTCAATGAGCCTTTTGGGGACCGGTGGGACCAGGCATGTTCCGAGGCATTCAAAAAGATCATCCACTGCCTCACAAATGCACCCGTGCTGGCATTCGCCGACCCTCTCAAGCCTTATATACTTCACATAGATGCCAGTTTCCAAGGGCTTGGAGCTGTCCTCAACCAAGAGTACCCTGAGGGCTTGAGACCTGTTGCTTTTGCAAGCCGCAAGCTGAGTGCCTCTGAGAAGAACTATCCTGTGCACCAGCTTGAGTTTTTGGCACTTAAGTGGGCAGTGGTGGACAAGTTCCACGACTACTTGTATGGAGCACAGTTTACCGTGAGGACTGATAACAACCCCCTAACTTATGTTCTCACGACTGGCAAACTCAATGCGACAGGTCACCGCTGGCTCTCGGCACTCGCCACGTACAATTTCACCCTGCAATACAGGCCTGGCAGCAGCAACATCGACGCCGATGCCCTGTCACGCAACCCTTGTCCGAACACAGAAGAAGGTTGGCAAACTGTATCGACTGAAAGTGTTCAAGCCCTGTGCAAGCAGATCAAGTGCTGTGAAACTCCAACAGAGTCCACAACGATGGCCGAGTCCCTTGGAGTGTCACCTGATGGTATACCAGAGTGTTTTGCCTCCCCAGTTTGGTTGGATCTCGGTTCTTTGAGTCAGCTCAGTTACAAAGACCTGGTCACCGCTCAAGATGTTGATCCTACTATCGCTCCAGTCAAGCAGTCGCTTTGTGGTGGTTCATCATTCATCAGCCCCGATAATCCAATTTCTGTCCTGTTGAACAAAGAAGTAAGCAAGCTGTTCATTCAAAACCATCTGCTCTACAGAAAGGTTGAGAAAAATGGGACGGAGGTAAAGCAGCTGGTACTGCCAAGAGAGTATGTTCCGATGGTCCTGAGATCTTTGCATGATGAGTCAGGTCACTTGGGAATGGACAAGACCATTGAGTTCATCAGAAACCGGTTCTATTGGCCGAAAATGGGAGTTGAAGTGGAGCAGTACATCAAAAACTGCGGCAGATGCATCACTCGCAAAGCCCTTCCTCAGAGAGCTGCTCCCTTAAAACAGATTACCAGCCAAGGCCCTCTAGACCTAGTCTGTATTGATTTTCTGTCACTTGAGTCAGACTCTCAAGGTTTCACCAACATCCTTGTAGTGACTGACCACTTTACTCGATATGCCCAAGCTTTTCCAGCCAAAGACCAGAAGGCGGTCACCGTTGCCAAGATACTGTGTGAGCGCTACTTTGTACACTACGGACTCCCTGCCCGCATACATTCGGATCAAGGCCGCGATTTTGAGAGCAACCTGATCCAAGATTTACTGAGGATGTTGGGTATTCGTAAGTCAAGAACAACGCCTTACCACCCTCAAGGAGATCCGCAACCAGAACGATTTAACCGTACGCTCTTGTCAATGCTGGGCACACTTGAtccaaagcaaaaacaaagatggagtCAAAAGATCAGTCAGTTAGTCCATGCCTACAACTGTTCTCAAAACGACGCAACTGGGTATTCGCCCTACTTGCTAATGTTTGGCAGAGAAGCTCGCTTACCGGTAGACATCTGTTTTGGCGTGGCCGAGGACGATCAAAAGACCAAGTCCTACCATCAGTATGTTGCTAAGCTAAAGAAAGATCTCCAAAGAGCCTACCGTCTTGCAACTGAAGCGTCGGACAGTAATcaccaaagaaataaaaaagcacacgACAAGCACGTCAAAGAACAAGTCCTTGACAAAGGCGACCGGGTGTTGCTGAGAAACCTTGGGGTCACAGGCAAGCACAAATTGAAATGCAAGTGGTTACCCTCACCATATATTGTTATGGAGAAGCTACCCAACTTACCTGTCTACAAGATCAAGCCAGAGAGGGGCATGGGAGCCGAAAAAACTATTCATCGTAACCACCTGTTACCCATTGGTTACCTGGTGAGAATCCCTGTCGACGAAGGTGAAGTGGGGGCACAACACAGACCTGTGACCAGAGCATTGCATCAACAGACAAAAGAACGAGGACCGACAACCAACCAAGATGACGACGTGTCCTCAGAATTAGAGTATGACGAAGTATACCTGCCAAGCCCCCTTGAGTTAGACTGGGACAAGTTGCTGACATGTTCAGAACTGTCCCGGGAGCAATCCGAGCCAATTGTCACCGAACCTGAAAGACAAGTTCACGACCCGGTTGAAATAGAGCCAGCGGTCAATAATCTGACCAACAAGCCTCCCAACGCTGATCCAGAAGTCGACGTTCTAGAGGGGGGAGCAGACGTCAATCCCTATCCGGACACTCAAGCTGAGAGTGGACAAGCTGAGCATTCAAAACGAGTAATTCGTCCAGTGGTCAAGCTGAGCTACGATGAACTGGGCAAGCCTTGTGACCACCCTGTGACAGTCCTAAGCCATGGCGTGTTGGTGGGAAGTGGACTCTATGGAGACTCCAGGAGCGGTGTATGTCAAACTCTCTGGTGCCACCCCATGGCGTTGTGTTACACTTGTTTTAATCCGGTCCCTAGTGTTGGCTGGTAG